A stretch of DNA from Synechococcus sp. JA-3-3Ab:
AGGGCTGCGTCATCGGTTACCTGCCACCCCTGGGCCAGCGCCTCCCGATGGGCTTGCCACAACAGCGACAGGCGAAACCCCTGCGGCGTTTGGGCTGCCCACAGCCGGCTGCGCTCCGGTGTCGATTGGATTTGGATCCCCTTGGGGCCGGTCTCGGTGACCTTGATCGTGTCCTTGACAGGGATCCCCGCGATGAGACCATCCACCTGCTGCAAAGCAGCACTACAGCGATCGAATAACTTAGGGGTAGCCAGGCAGCGGGCCCCATCGTGGATCAACACCCGCTCTACTGTTCCCAGGTTATAGAGATACTCAACCCCCCTGTAAACCGACTCCTGCCGCGTCGCCCCCCCTTGTAAAAGCTGCACCGGCGTGGACAGATCCATTGCCGCCAGGATCTGCTCGATGGCCGGCCAATCGCCGGGTTGGGAGAGAATGCCGATCCACTCGATGGAGCTGGCTCGATCCGCAGCCTGCAACGTCCAAGCCAAAATTGGCTGACCCAAGAGCGGCAGCAACAGCTTATTGACCGCAGCTCCCATTCGCTTGCCGCTGCCAGCCGCCGGGATCAGAAGGTGCATGGGATCCAAAAGCGCATTCAACCGGATCCCAGTGTACTGCTTGAGGTCAACAAGCCACAAAAGAGAGGGCCAGACCTGACCCCCTCTCTTGATTTTCAGTCCTGTGTCGCTCAGATCCGACAGCCTCCCGTCGAACCGAGCGCAACAGCTCAAGCTCCCTCCACCTCGGTGGCAGCAGTAACGAAGTCAGGGTAGGCTATGTTGCCGTGCTCGCCCACATCCAAACCGGCAATCTCTTCCTCGGCGCTGACGCGCAAGCCAACAGTTACCTTGAGGATTAAAAACAGGATTAGACAGGTGAAGAAGGGCCAGAAGAAGAGAACGAGAGCGCCTACCACCTGCACGCCGAACTGTGCCCAGGTAACCTCTGAATTGGCGTGGGCAAACCAAGGGATCCCTGCTGCCAACACCCCCCAGATACCACAGGTGCCATGCACGGAAACCGCGCCCACTGGGTCATCAATTTTCAGCGTCGTATCCAAAATCACCGCGGAGAGCACCACGAGGATTCCGGCCACCGAGCCAATGATCAAGGCCCCCAGCGGATGAACTGTATTGCAAGGGGCAGTGATGCCCACCAAGCCCGCCAGCACCCCGTTGGCGCCAAAGGTCATGTCTGGCTTGCCAAAATGCACCCAGCAGGTGATTGTCGCCCCAATGGCCCCCGCTGACGCGGCTAGCAACGTATTCATGGCAACCCAGCCAATGTCTGCATTCGCAGCAGTGGTCGAGCCAGCGTTGAACCCAATCCAGCCCAAGGCGAGGATAAACACCCCCAACATCCCCAGCGGCAGGTTGTGGCCAGGGATCGCCCGCGGTTCTCCATTAGGGCCGTACTTGCCAATGCGAGGGCCGAGCACAATGGCGCCTGCCAAGGCCGCAGCGCCGCCTACCAAATGCACCACCCCCGATCCAGCGAAATCAATGTAGCCCAGATTTTCCAGCCAGCCAACTGTGCCGCCGTTGTAGTCCCCAAACAGGCCGTTCCAAGCCCACCCCCCGGATATGGGGTAGATGATGGCGGAGATAAAGAGCGAGTAGATCAAGTAGGCCAAGAACTTGGTGCGCTCTGCCATCGCTCCGGAAACAATGGTGGCGGCGGTAGCGGCAAACACCATCTGGAAGACAAAGAAAGTAAAGGGCCAGCCATCTGCCTCGTAAGCCTGCTGCCAGCCAAAAGCAAACCAGTCAGTGCCGAAGAAGCCAGTACTTTTGCCGAACATGAGGCCAAACCCGATGAACCAGAAGGCGCAACAGCCCATGCAGAAGTCCATCAAGTTCTTCATCATGATGTTGGCGGCGTTCTTGGCGCGGGTAAAGCCCGTCTCCACCATGGCGAACCCCGCCTGCATGAAGAACACCAAGGCTGCTGCCACGATCGTCCAAACAATGTCAGCGTGTTTCTGAACTGCCTCGGCCTCTTGAGCAAAGGCAGTTCCCTGGCCGAATAGAAAGACCAGCGCAGCCATTAGAGCAGCAGTCAGACTCCACCTGGCCGGTCGCCAGAGCCACTGGGGCACCTGGCTCTTGAGCTTTTGGATCATTGTTGTACTCATGCTTTTGGACTCACCTAAAGGGACAGTACTTCTCAAAAGACGTTACCCGGAAAGTGGGGCAAGAACACCTCATCAGAGATACAGCAAAAGAGACATGCAGCAAACCCCCACAAGGCTCAGGACGGGTAGCCCAAACCCCAAAGATCCCTCCTTACAGGGCATCTTGGTTGAGTTCGCCAGTGCGGATGCGGATGGTTTTTTCGACGGGGCTGATGAAAATCTTGCCGTCCCCAATTTCGCCGGTGCGAGCCGCTGCAATCAGCTTCTCCACCACCGTATCCACCAGGTCATCTTCGACCACGATCTCCACTTTCAGCTTTTGTAGGAACTCTACCGTGTACTCGGATCCCCGGTAACGCTCGGTTTGTCCCTTTTGCCGGCCAAAACCCCGTACTTCACTTACGGTCATGCCGACAATCCCGGCATTGACCAAAGCAATTTTGACCTCATCCAACTTAAATGGCCGGATCACGGCCTCGATTTTTTTCATGTGCCTCCTGCACCCTGAACAGTTCCGCTAATTTCTAACACTACCAACACCTGTGAATTGTAAAAACGGATACATTTTTTATCTCCTACTGAAGATGCTTACCACTCTGGGTTGGCTCCCGTCAAGACTGGAAGGTCAAGCTTAAGCTACCCTAACGGGAGGAAGCCTCCGATGGGGGCTCACCAACATCCACGGGCGGCTGAGGGCTAAGAGAGGCCAAGCTGGCTGTAATGAGCGCTACCGCAAGCCACCACAGCATTTGTACCTGTGGACGATACCAGATGGTATCCACCAAGCCGTGGACCATCATGCCGGTGCAAGCGGCCAAGCCCGCTGCCACCCACAGACCCTGGGGATCCCGCAAGTTGAGCAAAGTTTTCCAGCATCTCCAGCCGTGATCCCAGAGCACCAAGAGGAACCAGGCGAAAGTTAAGGAGCCGATGAAGCCAGTCTCCACGGTGAGCTGCAGAGGCACCGAATAGGCTCCGAGGGCGCTGAAGTTGCCTCGTTGGTAAAGGGGGTAGACGCGGTTAAAGGCGACATTACCGGGGCCGATCCCCAAGATGGGAAAGTCGCGGATCATGTCCAAGACCGCCGCCCAGACGTTGATCCGAAAGTTGTTGCTGGTGTCTAGCCGCCCCCAAAAAAGGCTCTGCACCCGCAGCCGCAGGGAGCGTACCGTCAGGATCCCGAGCAACAGAGCAGCCCCCCCTCCGCCCAACAGGGCCGGCAAGGCCCAACGCCGCCAGCGGGCTGGCAAATCGACAGAATGCCACTGTGCCAACAGCACGGCCATCAGGGTGAGCGTGGCCAGCCCCCCAATCCAGGCGCCACGACTGTAGGTGAGCAACAGGCAAATCAGGTTCACCGCCGTCGTAAACCCGGCCAGGAGTTTCGCCCCCCAACTGGGCCAAATCCAAGTGGCGGCCAGCCCCAGAGGAATGACCGGGATCAAGTAGCCCCCATACAGATTTGGATTGCGCAGATAGCTGTACACCCGCGTCAGACCCGCCAAACCCGACTCCGGATCCACCCAGGTGGCCAGCTCGGCAGCCCCGTAAAAGTATTGCCGCAGGCCATAGACCCCCATCGCCAAGCTGACCAAAAGCAGGGATCCGACGATCCAATCCCGAAACTGCAGTTGGCGAAGCAGACGCTGCAGCAGCAGATAGCCGGCCAGGTAGAGCGTCAACTTCAGCCAGCCCTCCCGCGCTGCATAGGGAACCGGCGAAAGGATCGTGGCCAGGGTGGCAATTCCCCAAAACAGGCCTAGGGGCAGATGGACGGGCAGCCAAGTTGGGGTTTCCACCAGCCAGCCCAAGACCACAAGCGCCGCCATGGCCAGCAAAATCAGACCTAGGATGCCGGTGGAGCTTTGCGCCGAAAAGACCCAATACAGCAGCACCAGGCCCAAACCGATCCAGTCAGAGGTTTGCACCAGTAGGCTGCTTTTGCCCCAACTCCGCAGGGATCCCGACACTCGGCTTAAAAGGCTGCCCTGCCACCAGGACTCGATAGGAAAATCCCGCAGCAGCAGGCCGCGCCACAGTCGCGTTGCTCGTTCCATGGCTCCTTCCAGCGCCCTGGGCACTTGTGCTTCAGGCCTATCTTCCGAGTTTATCTCCCCAGCGAACAGGGGCAAGGGCGGGAAGGCAAGCGGGATCCCCCTTCTAGAACTCGCAGACTCATTGCTAGAGTTAGCTGCCTCGCCGACCTCGAAGCGCCCTTTAGGCAAACG
This window harbors:
- a CDS encoding ammonium transporter, encoding MSTTMIQKLKSQVPQWLWRPARWSLTAALMAALVFLFGQGTAFAQEAEAVQKHADIVWTIVAAALVFFMQAGFAMVETGFTRAKNAANIMMKNLMDFCMGCCAFWFIGFGLMFGKSTGFFGTDWFAFGWQQAYEADGWPFTFFVFQMVFAATAATIVSGAMAERTKFLAYLIYSLFISAIIYPISGGWAWNGLFGDYNGGTVGWLENLGYIDFAGSGVVHLVGGAAALAGAIVLGPRIGKYGPNGEPRAIPGHNLPLGMLGVFILALGWIGFNAGSTTAANADIGWVAMNTLLAASAGAIGATITCWVHFGKPDMTFGANGVLAGLVGITAPCNTVHPLGALIIGSVAGILVVLSAVILDTTLKIDDPVGAVSVHGTCGIWGVLAAGIPWFAHANSEVTWAQFGVQVVGALVLFFWPFFTCLILFLILKVTVGLRVSAEEEIAGLDVGEHGNIAYPDFVTAATEVEGA
- a CDS encoding P-II family nitrogen regulator, with protein sequence MKKIEAVIRPFKLDEVKIALVNAGIVGMTVSEVRGFGRQKGQTERYRGSEYTVEFLQKLKVEIVVEDDLVDTVVEKLIAAARTGEIGDGKIFISPVEKTIRIRTGELNQDAL
- a CDS encoding IctB family putative bicarbonate transporter; this encodes MERATRLWRGLLLRDFPIESWWQGSLLSRVSGSLRSWGKSSLLVQTSDWIGLGLVLLYWVFSAQSSTGILGLILLAMAALVVLGWLVETPTWLPVHLPLGLFWGIATLATILSPVPYAAREGWLKLTLYLAGYLLLQRLLRQLQFRDWIVGSLLLVSLAMGVYGLRQYFYGAAELATWVDPESGLAGLTRVYSYLRNPNLYGGYLIPVIPLGLAATWIWPSWGAKLLAGFTTAVNLICLLLTYSRGAWIGGLATLTLMAVLLAQWHSVDLPARWRRWALPALLGGGGAALLLGILTVRSLRLRVQSLFWGRLDTSNNFRINVWAAVLDMIRDFPILGIGPGNVAFNRVYPLYQRGNFSALGAYSVPLQLTVETGFIGSLTFAWFLLVLWDHGWRCWKTLLNLRDPQGLWVAAGLAACTGMMVHGLVDTIWYRPQVQMLWWLAVALITASLASLSPQPPVDVGEPPSEASSR
- the ispD gene encoding 2-C-methyl-D-erythritol 4-phosphate cytidylyltransferase; its protein translation is MHLLIPAAGSGKRMGAAVNKLLLPLLGQPILAWTLQAADRASSIEWIGILSQPGDWPAIEQILAAMDLSTPVQLLQGGATRQESVYRGVEYLYNLGTVERVLIHDGARCLATPKLFDRCSAALQQVDGLIAGIPVKDTIKVTETGPKGIQIQSTPERSRLWAAQTPQGFRLSLLWQAHREALAQGWQVTDDAALFEKLGWPVYIVEGEESNLKLTTPWDLVLAEQILQQRLELAR